Proteins encoded within one genomic window of Thermococcus celer Vu 13 = JCM 8558:
- the argF gene encoding ornithine carbamoyltransferase gives MVVSLAGRDVLCLQDFTREEIETVLKTAEIMKIWKKIGKPHRLLEGKTLAMIFQKPSTRTRVSFEVGIYQLGGYGLYLNAQDLQLRRGETIADTARVLSRYVDGIMARVYAHKDVEDLAKYASVPVINGLSDFSHPCQALADYQTILEKKGRIAGLKVVYVGDGNNVAHSLMIAGTKLGADVVVATPEGYEPDQKVIRWAEQNAAESGGSFELLHDPVKAVKDADVIYTDVWASMGQEAEAEERRKVFLPFQVNRELVKHAKPDYIFMHCLPAHRGEEVTDDVVDSPNSVVFDEAENRLHAQKAVMALTMGGIKV, from the coding sequence ATGGTGGTTAGTCTGGCCGGAAGGGACGTTCTCTGCCTTCAGGACTTCACGAGGGAGGAGATAGAGACCGTTCTCAAGACCGCCGAGATTATGAAGATATGGAAGAAGATAGGAAAGCCGCACCGCCTCCTCGAGGGTAAGACCCTTGCGATGATATTCCAGAAGCCTTCGACGAGGACGAGGGTCTCCTTCGAGGTGGGCATCTACCAGCTCGGCGGCTACGGCCTCTACCTCAACGCCCAGGACCTTCAGCTGAGGAGGGGCGAAACGATAGCCGACACCGCGAGGGTTCTGAGCAGGTACGTGGACGGGATCATGGCGAGGGTCTACGCTCACAAGGACGTTGAGGACCTGGCGAAGTACGCCAGCGTTCCGGTCATCAACGGCCTGAGCGACTTCAGCCACCCGTGCCAGGCCTTAGCGGACTACCAGACCATACTCGAGAAGAAGGGCAGGATAGCGGGCCTCAAGGTGGTCTACGTCGGTGACGGAAACAACGTGGCTCATTCGCTCATGATAGCCGGAACCAAGCTCGGGGCGGACGTTGTCGTTGCGACACCCGAGGGCTACGAGCCGGATCAAAAGGTCATCAGGTGGGCAGAGCAGAACGCGGCCGAGAGCGGTGGAAGCTTTGAGCTCCTGCACGACCCGGTCAAGGCAGTCAAGGACGCCGACGTTATCTACACCGACGTCTGGGCCTCTATGGGGCAGGAGGCTGAGGCCGAGGAGAGGAGGAAGGTATTCCTGCCATTCCAGGTCAACAGGGAGCTCGTCAAGCACGCCAAGCCGGACTACATCTTCATGCACTGCCTCCCCGCTCACAGGGGCGAGGAGGTAACGGACGACGTCGTCGACTCCCCGAACAGCGTCGTCTTCGACGAGGCCGAGAACCGCCTGCACGCCCAGAAGGCGGTGATGGCCCTCACCATGGGCGGGATAAAAGTCTGA
- a CDS encoding ATP-binding protein: MFVDRERELEFLERKWREERAQLIIVYGRRRVGKTMLLREFLRDKKGVYFLATADSMAENVKGLAEKFSKLTGKGYFREVKDFGRLFIYLAEEIRNERVAIVIDEFQYLMGLEPGILSIIQKVWDEHLRNTRAFLVLCGSSIGMMEKTLEYRSPLYGRRTGQWKVGPFDIKAMRRMLPNLNMEELVKVYAVFGGIPFYLDLIRGLSVEDAIRERVLRKGEVLYEEPEFLLREELREPKRYKLILKGLSLGYESLGELVNFTGIDRGNLSRYLETLERLGLVGYELSYGRRKRGRYYIRDNFFNFWFRFIYPNRGDLELGLVDEVWLRIERELNAYYGQAFERLVRDMLRRKLLNFGQRRVARWWHRGQEIDAILELEDGLLFVEVKWKDLKRKEAEKVLGELKRKAEGFEGNKRYLLVARRIEGKGENMLDLRDLEDLVR, translated from the coding sequence ATGTTCGTGGATAGGGAGAGGGAGCTTGAATTCCTCGAGAGGAAGTGGAGAGAAGAGCGAGCCCAGCTGATAATCGTCTATGGGCGAAGGAGAGTTGGCAAAACCATGCTCTTGAGAGAGTTCCTGAGGGATAAGAAGGGCGTCTATTTTCTCGCCACCGCAGATTCCATGGCGGAGAACGTTAAAGGACTCGCCGAAAAATTCTCAAAACTCACGGGGAAGGGGTACTTCCGGGAAGTCAAGGATTTCGGAAGGCTCTTTATCTACCTTGCCGAAGAGATAAGGAACGAAAGGGTGGCCATCGTTATCGATGAATTCCAGTATTTGATGGGTCTGGAACCGGGAATCCTGAGCATCATCCAGAAGGTATGGGATGAGCATCTTCGCAACACCCGGGCTTTCCTCGTGCTCTGCGGTTCCTCAATCGGAATGATGGAGAAGACTCTCGAGTACAGAAGCCCTCTCTACGGGAGGAGGACGGGGCAGTGGAAGGTAGGGCCCTTTGACATCAAAGCAATGCGGAGGATGCTCCCGAATCTGAACATGGAAGAGCTCGTGAAGGTCTACGCCGTCTTCGGTGGGATTCCCTTCTACCTCGACCTCATCAGGGGACTGAGCGTCGAGGATGCGATAAGGGAGAGGGTCCTGAGGAAGGGGGAAGTCCTCTACGAGGAGCCGGAGTTTCTCCTCAGAGAGGAGCTCAGGGAGCCGAAGAGGTACAAGCTGATACTCAAAGGCCTCTCCCTCGGCTACGAGTCCCTGGGGGAGCTGGTTAACTTCACGGGGATCGACAGGGGTAATCTCTCAAGGTACCTTGAAACGCTCGAGAGGCTCGGTCTGGTGGGTTACGAACTTTCCTACGGCAGGCGGAAGAGGGGACGCTACTACATAAGGGACAACTTCTTCAACTTCTGGTTCCGCTTCATCTACCCGAACCGGGGCGACCTTGAGCTCGGACTGGTCGATGAGGTCTGGTTGAGGATTGAACGCGAGCTGAACGCCTACTACGGACAGGCCTTTGAGAGGCTCGTGAGGGATATGCTCCGCCGAAAGCTCCTCAACTTCGGCCAGAGGAGGGTCGCGAGGTGGTGGCACAGGGGACAGGAAATCGACGCTATTCTTGAACTCGAGGATGGTCTCCTCTTCGTCGAGGTTAAGTGGAAAGACTTGAAAAGAAAGGAAGCGGAGAAAGTGCTCGGAGAACTTAAACGGAAGGCGGAGGGCTTTGAGGGCAATAAAAGGTATCTACTCGTTGCCCGGAGAATTGAGGGAAAGGGCGAGAACATGCTGGACCTGCGCGACCTTGAGGACCTCGTGCGATAG
- a CDS encoding NOL1/NOP2/sun family putative RNA methylase: MLERLFSLGYSRTFAERYYELWGERALRIAEAMERPLPRCFRVNTLRITLQELTKLLNRKGFQFKRVPWAREGFCLTREPFSITSTPEYLSGLLYIQEASSMYPPVALEPKPGEVIADMAAAPGGKTSYLAQLMENKGLIYAFDVGEERLKETRLNLSRLGVINTVLIHGSALHIDELGVEFDGILLDAPCTGSGTIHKNPERKANRTMEDVKFCQGLQMKLLEKGLEVLKKGGTLVYSTCSLEPEENEFVIQWVLDNFDVELLPLRYGEPALRKPFGVELSEEIEKARRFYPDKHGTSGFFVAKLRKL; the protein is encoded by the coding sequence ATGCTTGAGAGACTCTTCAGCCTCGGCTACTCCAGAACCTTCGCAGAGCGCTACTACGAGCTCTGGGGCGAGAGGGCGTTGAGGATAGCCGAGGCCATGGAAAGGCCACTGCCGAGATGCTTCCGTGTGAACACCCTCAGGATAACGCTCCAGGAGCTAACCAAGCTCCTCAACAGGAAGGGTTTCCAGTTCAAGCGAGTTCCGTGGGCGAGGGAGGGCTTCTGTCTCACGAGGGAGCCGTTCTCGATAACATCAACGCCCGAGTATCTAAGCGGCCTGCTCTACATCCAGGAGGCCAGCTCCATGTACCCCCCCGTTGCCCTCGAGCCGAAGCCCGGGGAGGTGATAGCGGACATGGCGGCCGCCCCGGGAGGAAAGACGAGCTACCTCGCCCAGCTGATGGAGAATAAGGGCCTTATCTACGCCTTCGACGTTGGGGAGGAGAGGTTGAAGGAGACCCGCTTAAACCTCTCCCGCCTCGGCGTGATCAACACCGTCCTGATTCACGGTTCGGCCCTTCACATAGACGAGCTCGGTGTGGAGTTCGATGGGATACTCCTCGATGCACCCTGCACAGGGAGCGGGACGATACACAAGAACCCTGAGAGGAAGGCCAACCGAACGATGGAGGACGTTAAGTTCTGCCAGGGCCTTCAGATGAAGCTCCTCGAGAAGGGGCTTGAGGTTCTCAAAAAAGGCGGAACGCTCGTTTACTCCACCTGTTCCCTCGAGCCGGAGGAGAACGAGTTCGTGATCCAGTGGGTCCTCGATAACTTCGACGTCGAGCTCCTGCCCCTGCGGTACGGAGAGCCGGCCTTAAGGAAGCCCTTCGGCGTCGAACTGAGCGAGGAGATAGAAAAGGCGAGGCGCTTTTACCCGGACAAACACGGTACGAGCGGTTTCTTCGTCGCGAAGCTGAGGAAGCTTTAA
- a CDS encoding metallophosphoesterase family protein: MPFKLSIFRKNVLETLASSDETKVMHVSDTPESLYPFIDELIEKTGPDYVIHTGDLVDNVKLERRPDLLPLYRGALRKLAHILKGSGAVLYIVPGNEDDPGLLREFFGKAVVEPGTVVTIGGFRFALGHSLWDVAGLEADFRLYGHNFKLIERGLNGVLGVNFVLLPSGRTYRVKYPSGTDFDRGYRMWRGM, encoded by the coding sequence ATGCCGTTCAAACTGTCCATCTTCCGCAAGAACGTGCTGGAAACGCTCGCTTCCTCCGATGAGACCAAGGTCATGCACGTGAGCGACACCCCCGAGAGCCTTTACCCTTTTATCGACGAACTCATAGAGAAGACCGGGCCGGATTACGTAATCCACACCGGCGACCTCGTCGACAACGTAAAGCTGGAGAGGAGGCCCGACCTGCTACCCCTTTACAGGGGCGCCCTGAGGAAACTGGCCCACATTCTCAAAGGTTCCGGGGCGGTTCTTTACATAGTTCCTGGCAACGAGGACGACCCGGGTCTGCTGAGGGAGTTCTTCGGAAAGGCGGTCGTTGAACCGGGGACCGTGGTCACCATCGGGGGATTCAGGTTCGCCCTCGGCCACAGCTTGTGGGACGTCGCCGGACTCGAGGCGGACTTCAGGCTCTACGGCCACAACTTCAAGCTGATCGAGAGGGGTCTAAACGGAGTCCTCGGCGTCAACTTCGTTCTACTCCCGAGTGGGAGAACGTACAGGGTAAAGTACCCCTCGGGAACGGACTTTGATAGGGGATACAGGATGTGGAGGGGTATGTGA